ATTTAGTTATTCTACTTTACTAGTGTTTACTTTATTGAGCCTCTCTTCATGTATGCAAGCTAAGAGAGTTGCTGGAAGTGGTAAAATTGTTAAAAAAGAAGTTAAGATCAATTCTTCTTTTAATACTTTAAAGCTCTTAGGAAGCCCGGACGTGATTTACAAACAGATTGAGGGAACTCCAAAAATTGAAATATCTTGTTCTGATAATCTTGTAGATTTGCTAGATATCAAGGTTAAGAATGGAGCGTTGCTTGTAAAATTTAAGAGCGGATTGAATATTTTTAATCGCGGAAAAGTAGAAGTGAGGGTTTATGCTCCCGCTCTGGAGGCATTTTCTATTCAAGGTTCTGGAGATATTTCGTTAATTAATGGGATCAAGACAGATAAAAACTTAGCATTCTCTATTCAGGGATCAGGAGATATTACCGGTAAATCTATTGTGTGTAGTGGCTTGAAACTTTCTGTTATTGGCTCAGGGGATATGGATTTAAATGATTTACAGGTAAATCATACTAGTGCAAATATAACAGGCTCAGGTGATATAGCGCTAAGCGGCAAATCAAAAAAATCTGATTTTAAAGTTACGGGGTCAGGTGATATTAGTGCAGTAAAACTGCTTTCAGATAAAGTTCATGTTGGCATTAGTGGTTCGGGAGACGTTTCATGTTATGCAACTGAGTTTTTGAGTGGTAGTGTCAGTGGTAGTGGTAGTGTGGGATATAAGGGGAGTCCTAGTATTCATTTCTCCAGAAAAGGTTTGTATAAGTTGTAATTATATAAAAGGGTTACTGCCTCTCGCAGTAGCCCTTTTTATCTTAGTTATTTATGAAAAAATTAAGAGAAATGAAACTTCACAGTTTCAAGTTGTTTTAATAAAGCACACTAACTATAATGTATATTTAAAGCAAATGAAAATTTTCTATTTTTTATTATGAATGTTTCTGTTTTATCGAATTTGCTATTCTTGCAATAAAATCACTACTCATATTTCCTGTGAAATTTATGACAGTGAAATGTTCCTTTTCGTGCATAAGCATTACTAATTCAATAATCCCTTCATCTTTCTTTCTTATCATAATCTGACAATTTTCTGATTTGTCACGAAAAGACAGAAATGGTTCGAATCTATTTGGCGTTCTTTTTATTATTTTTAATGCATCGCTATAATATGTTTTACCTTTTGTTTTAGAGGTAAGCATTTGCATACTCTTTAAATTTGAAATAATCTCTAAAATACCATTATCTTTCTTTGCATCACTTTTGAGAATCTCTTCCATCATTTTGGGACTAATAGTGATACAAGATAGATTTGAATCTGTTTCATGTTCTGTCATAAAACGTGTTGTGAAATCTTGTGCAGAGACACAACAAGCGAATGATAACGTTAATATATATGTTAAAAAAAATCTTTTTCTCATTTTTTTATCATATTAGCTTTCGGCGTAATGCTATCTGCTAAATGTTGATCTTGCGATTTATTGATACTCTCAGATAACATCATCAGAGCAGAAGAGACTTCTTTATATGCTATCTCAGGATCATCATACGTATCTGTATATGTTGCATAATTATAATCCAATTTATCATCGTCAAAGAAAGTTCTTTGAGCTATGTTGCCTAGAGATAATATAACTGCTATTACTGCTGCTGCTTTAAACATAGGCATAAATCTATTGATTATGGTTAATCGTTTAGCTTTTACAACAGGGGATTCTATTTCGGCTAAGATGCGTTTGTCGAAATCTTCTCCTAATCCAATGTTATGCTGTAGTTGTTGGTATACAAATATATCTTTATACTGTAGCAAATGAGAGGGGATTTCTTTACTTGTCATAAAGAAAGCTTGCAAATAAGCTTCTTCTTCAGAGGAGGTTTCGCATTGCCAATATCGTTCTAAAAGCTGTTCTATATTTTTATAATCCATATCTTTCTATCTCAGTATAGCGTTGTTTTACCTTTTGCCTAGCTCTGAAGAGATTCACTTTTACTTGTTCCTCAGTTAGGCTTAGTATCTTCGCAATTTCTTTGTAAGATTCTCCTTCAATGTCTCTTAGCTGAATAATCAACTTTTGCTTTTCTGGGAGTTTGTTGATAAGTTGATGAATGATTTTTAGTCGTTCTTCGTTTACCAATTGTTCGTATGGTCCGGAAGTATTAAAAGAGTTGGCTATCTCATTTGTTAACTCTACGTTTTGAGCTTCTTTTTTTTGACTTCTGTCTATTGCCAAATTTTTGACAATGACCATACAATAAGCTTCTATCGAATCTAATTGATTCCATTCTTCACGTTTCTTCCAAACCCGAATCATTGCGTCCTGCACAACATCCTCTGCTTCACCTTTGTCAAGGGTAATTCTAAGTGCCAATCGGAAGAGCTTGTCTTTCAATGGTAATATGTCGTTTCGGAAGCTGATCTCTTGCATCTCTATAATAATGACGGTTGAGTGTTTGGAAAGTTACAGCTTTACTTTATTTTTTTCTGATTTTATCTTTTATTCTTGTTCCTTCATTTGAATCAATATTGCTTGCCATGGTGATAATAACTTCTGAAACTCCTTCTTGTATAGCATTAAAAGCATTCTCAAGTTTAGGAATCATTCCTCCTTGTATTACCCCGTTTGCTACAAATTTTTTGAAATCATCGTAGTTGATAAAAGGAATCACACTATCGTCATCGTTTTCATTTTGGAGTACACCTTTTTTTTCAAAGCAATAGATCAGTGTGATATCGAAATTTATAGCTAAAGCTTTTGCTACCTCTCCGGCTATGGTATCGGCATTGGTATTAAGCATATTTCCTTCCCCGTCATGAGTTAATGGTGCTAAAACCGGAACGATGCTTTTATTTAGTAGTTCAATTATCATGTGAGCATTAACAGATTTTACATCGCCTACATAGCCGTAGTTTACTTCCTTAACCGGACGTTTTACGGATCTGATAATATTCATATCGGCTCCGGTAAGTCCCAAGGCATTTACGTTTCTTTGTTGTAAGCCAGCTACAATGTTTTTGTTTACTAATCCTCCATAGACCATAGTAACAACTTTTAATGTCTCCTTGTCTGTAACACGCCTACCATCAATCATTTTGCTTTCAATCCCTAGTTGACTTGCGATTTTGGTTGCAGAGCGACCTCCGCCATGGACTAATATTTTATTTCCTTTAATGCTGGCGAATTTATCTAGTAATTCATTTAGAGAAATTTCTTCCTCAACGATTTTTCCTCCAACTTTAATTATCGTTAATTGTGGCTTCATAAATGTGCTATTTTTTTGTTTCTCTTAATAACAAAGATGCGCTTTGTGTACTTTGATAATATGGACCATCACAAAGCAACAAAACGCATCGTTTATTCAGAAATGATTGTTGTTCTTTTACTCTAAGTATGTGTATCCATAAAGTCCAGAGCGATAGTTTGAAAGAAATTCTTTTCCTTCTTCTAGTGTAATCTTTCCTTCTTTAACTGATTTTGTAACCCAAGTCTCTAATGTGCGAACTAATTTTTTAGGATTATATTGCACATAATCCAGTACTTCAGCTACAGTTTCTCCATCAATAACTTGTTCTATATTATAACCTTTATCGTTAACAGAGACATGCACCGCATTTGTGTCGCCAAATAGATTATGCATATCTCCTAGAATTTCTTGGTAAGCTCCTACTAAAAAGACTCCCATGTAATATGGGTCTCGGCTTTTTAAACTATGTACGGGTAAATAGTGAGATACGTTTCTTGTTGAAATAAAGTTGTTGATTTTTCCATCAGAATCGCAAGTGATGTCTTGCAATGTTGCGGAGCGATCAGGCCTTTCATCCAAACGCTGTATAGGCATAATTGGGAATATCTGGTCTATAGCCCAAGAATCCGGTAGAGACTGAAATAGAGAAAAATTGCAAAAATATTTGTCTGCAAGTAATTTAGATAAGCCTCTGAATTCGTCAGGAGCGTGTTTTAATCCTGAGGTGATCTGATGTATTTCACGGGTGATTGACCAGTACAATCTTTCTATTTGTGCACGCGTTTTTAAGTCAACAATGCCGTGGCTAAACAAGTCTAGTGCTTCTTCACGTATTTGTTGGGCGTCATGCCATGCTTCTAATATTTTATTCTGATTCAGGGTGTCCCATATGTCATATAAATCTTTGACTAACTCGTGATCAGAATCTGTAATGTCAATATCATCATCCCATTCAGGTAATGTTGTCGTTTCTAAAACCTCAAAAATAAGGACAGAGTGATGGGCTGTGAGCGCGCGCCCACTTTCAGTGATGATATTAGGATGTGGTATGTCATTCTTGTTACTTGCATCTACTAGTGTTGAAATAGAGTCGTTAACATATTCTTGGATTGAATAATTGACACTGCTTTCGCTGTTTGAGGAACGAGTTCCATCATAATCAACTCCGAGGCCTCCGCCAATGTCCACAAACCCAACATTAAATCCCATGGCGTGTAGTTGCACGTAGAATTGTGAAGCTTCCCTTAAAGCTGTTTTAATCCGCCGAATCTTCGTTACTTGACTACCAATATGAAAATGTATTAACTTAAGGCAGTCTTTCATATCTTTCTTTTCAAGAAAATCTAAAGCCTCAAGTAACTCACTTGATGTGAGTCCAAATTTGCTGGCGTCTCCCCCGGATTCTTCCCATTTTCCACTACCTGAAGAGGCTAGTTTGATACGGATACCGATATTGGGAATTACATTTAATTGTTTTGCCATTTTG
This is a stretch of genomic DNA from uncultured Bacteroides sp.. It encodes these proteins:
- the argB gene encoding acetylglutamate kinase, yielding MKPQLTIIKVGGKIVEEEISLNELLDKFASIKGNKILVHGGGRSATKIASQLGIESKMIDGRRVTDKETLKVVTMVYGGLVNKNIVAGLQQRNVNALGLTGADMNIIRSVKRPVKEVNYGYVGDVKSVNAHMIIELLNKSIVPVLAPLTHDGEGNMLNTNADTIAGEVAKALAINFDITLIYCFEKKGVLQNENDDDSVIPFINYDDFKKFVANGVIQGGMIPKLENAFNAIQEGVSEVIITMASNIDSNEGTRIKDKIRKK
- a CDS encoding DUF4252 domain-containing protein encodes the protein MRKRFFLTYILTLSFACCVSAQDFTTRFMTEHETDSNLSCITISPKMMEEILKSDAKKDNGILEIISNLKSMQMLTSKTKGKTYYSDALKIIKRTPNRFEPFLSFRDKSENCQIMIRKKDEGIIELVMLMHEKEHFTVINFTGNMSSDFIARIANSIKQKHS
- the speA gene encoding biosynthetic arginine decarboxylase — protein: MRKWRIEDSEELYNITGWGTSYFGINEKGHIVVTPRKDGAGVDLKELVDELQLRDVAAPMLVRFPDILDNRIEKTARCFEQASEEYGYKGENFIIYPIKVNQMRPVVEEIISHGKKFNLGLEAGSKPELHAVIAINTNSDSLVICNGYKDESYIELALLAQKMGKRIFLVVEKLNELKLISKMAKQLNVIPNIGIRIKLASSGSGKWEESGGDASKFGLTSSELLEALDFLEKKDMKDCLKLIHFHIGSQVTKIRRIKTALREASQFYVQLHAMGFNVGFVDIGGGLGVDYDGTRSSNSESSVNYSIQEYVNDSISTLVDASNKNDIPHPNIITESGRALTAHHSVLIFEVLETTTLPEWDDDIDITDSDHELVKDLYDIWDTLNQNKILEAWHDAQQIREEALDLFSHGIVDLKTRAQIERLYWSITREIHQITSGLKHAPDEFRGLSKLLADKYFCNFSLFQSLPDSWAIDQIFPIMPIQRLDERPDRSATLQDITCDSDGKINNFISTRNVSHYLPVHSLKSRDPYYMGVFLVGAYQEILGDMHNLFGDTNAVHVSVNDKGYNIEQVIDGETVAEVLDYVQYNPKKLVRTLETWVTKSVKEGKITLEEGKEFLSNYRSGLYGYTYLE
- a CDS encoding head GIN domain-containing protein, which translates into the protein MKLFSYSTLLVFTLLSLSSCMQAKRVAGSGKIVKKEVKINSSFNTLKLLGSPDVIYKQIEGTPKIEISCSDNLVDLLDIKVKNGALLVKFKSGLNIFNRGKVEVRVYAPALEAFSIQGSGDISLINGIKTDKNLAFSIQGSGDITGKSIVCSGLKLSVIGSGDMDLNDLQVNHTSANITGSGDIALSGKSKKSDFKVTGSGDISAVKLLSDKVHVGISGSGDVSCYATEFLSGSVSGSGSVGYKGSPSIHFSRKGLYKL
- a CDS encoding RNA polymerase sigma factor — encoded protein: MQEISFRNDILPLKDKLFRLALRITLDKGEAEDVVQDAMIRVWKKREEWNQLDSIEAYCMVIVKNLAIDRSQKKEAQNVELTNEIANSFNTSGPYEQLVNEERLKIIHQLINKLPEKQKLIIQLRDIEGESYKEIAKILSLTEEQVKVNLFRARQKVKQRYTEIERYGL